One genomic segment of Sminthopsis crassicaudata isolate SCR6 chromosome 2, ASM4859323v1, whole genome shotgun sequence includes these proteins:
- the C1QTNF2 gene encoding complement C1q tumor necrosis factor-related protein 2 isoform X1, which produces MVAIMISCVFLAWAIPCAANQLLSAFAQGELQNDPPRLICSIPGPQGPPGLPGAPGPSGMVGRMGFPGKDGQDGKDGEKGETGEEGARGRIGNPGKPGPKGKAGAIGRAGPRGPKGVNGTPGKHGANGKKGPKGKKGETGMPGPCICGANRARSAFSVAVTKSYPRERLPIKFDKILMNEGGHYNVSSGKFVCGFPGIYYFTYDITLANKHLAIGLVHNGQYRIRTFDANTGNHDVASGSTILALKQGDEVWLQIFYSEQNGLFYDPYWTDSLFTGFLIYADEDGPNEL; this is translated from the exons GTAGCTATCATGATTTCCTGCGTATTCTTAGCCTGGGCTATCCCCTGTGCTGCCAACCAACTCCTCAGCGCCTTCGCCCAAGGGGAACTCCAGAATGACCCCCCCAGGCTCATCTGCAGCATTCCAGGGCCCCAAGGTCCCCCTGGCCTCCCAGGAGCCCCAGGACCTTCAGGAATGGTGGGCAGGATGGGCTTCCCAGGCAAAGATGGTCAGGAtgggaaggatggagaaaagggTGAGACTGGAGAAGAAG GTGCACGGGGCCGAATAGGGAACCCGGGGAAACCAGGACCAAAGGGCAAAGCAGGGGCAATCGGACGAGCTGGTCCCAGGGGTCCCAAAGGAGTCAATGGAACACCAGGGAAACACGGCGCAAATGGGAAAAAGGGGCccaaagggaagaagggggagaccGGGATGCCAGGGCCCTGCATCTGCGGTGCTAACAGGGCCAGGTCTGCATTCTCAGTGGCTGTCACCAAGAGCTACCCCAGGGAGAGGCTGCCTATCAAGTTTGACAAGATCCTGATGAACGAGGGTGGCCATTACAACGTGTCCAGTGGCAAGTTTGTCTGTGGCTTTCCTGGTATCTACTACTTCACCTATGACATCACTCTGGCCAACAAGCACCTGGCCATCGGGCTGGTGCACAATGGACAGTACCGGATCCGGACATTTGACGCCAACACTGGGAACCATGATGTGGCATCTGGCTCCACCATCCTGGCCCTGAAACAGGGGGATGAAGTATGGCTACAGATCTTCTATTCAGAACAGAATGGACTCTTCTATGATCCTTACTGGACAGACAGCCTATTCACTGGCTTTCTCATCTACGCTGATGAGGATGGCCCCAATGAGTTGTAG
- the C1QTNF2 gene encoding complement C1q tumor necrosis factor-related protein 2 isoform X2 — protein sequence MISCVFLAWAIPCAANQLLSAFAQGELQNDPPRLICSIPGPQGPPGLPGAPGPSGMVGRMGFPGKDGQDGKDGEKGETGEEGARGRIGNPGKPGPKGKAGAIGRAGPRGPKGVNGTPGKHGANGKKGPKGKKGETGMPGPCICGANRARSAFSVAVTKSYPRERLPIKFDKILMNEGGHYNVSSGKFVCGFPGIYYFTYDITLANKHLAIGLVHNGQYRIRTFDANTGNHDVASGSTILALKQGDEVWLQIFYSEQNGLFYDPYWTDSLFTGFLIYADEDGPNEL from the exons ATGATTTCCTGCGTATTCTTAGCCTGGGCTATCCCCTGTGCTGCCAACCAACTCCTCAGCGCCTTCGCCCAAGGGGAACTCCAGAATGACCCCCCCAGGCTCATCTGCAGCATTCCAGGGCCCCAAGGTCCCCCTGGCCTCCCAGGAGCCCCAGGACCTTCAGGAATGGTGGGCAGGATGGGCTTCCCAGGCAAAGATGGTCAGGAtgggaaggatggagaaaagggTGAGACTGGAGAAGAAG GTGCACGGGGCCGAATAGGGAACCCGGGGAAACCAGGACCAAAGGGCAAAGCAGGGGCAATCGGACGAGCTGGTCCCAGGGGTCCCAAAGGAGTCAATGGAACACCAGGGAAACACGGCGCAAATGGGAAAAAGGGGCccaaagggaagaagggggagaccGGGATGCCAGGGCCCTGCATCTGCGGTGCTAACAGGGCCAGGTCTGCATTCTCAGTGGCTGTCACCAAGAGCTACCCCAGGGAGAGGCTGCCTATCAAGTTTGACAAGATCCTGATGAACGAGGGTGGCCATTACAACGTGTCCAGTGGCAAGTTTGTCTGTGGCTTTCCTGGTATCTACTACTTCACCTATGACATCACTCTGGCCAACAAGCACCTGGCCATCGGGCTGGTGCACAATGGACAGTACCGGATCCGGACATTTGACGCCAACACTGGGAACCATGATGTGGCATCTGGCTCCACCATCCTGGCCCTGAAACAGGGGGATGAAGTATGGCTACAGATCTTCTATTCAGAACAGAATGGACTCTTCTATGATCCTTACTGGACAGACAGCCTATTCACTGGCTTTCTCATCTACGCTGATGAGGATGGCCCCAATGAGTTGTAG